One window of Myripristis murdjan chromosome 8, fMyrMur1.1, whole genome shotgun sequence genomic DNA carries:
- the igfals gene encoding insulin-like growth factor-binding protein complex acid labile subunit gives MAMLSAAVMQTIVLLVFWVLGTSLVLPDPDTAGDKLTEEPVPCSKGCTCLHDDYSLELNVYCSSRNLTQVPSDMPVSTHSLWLDGNLFTSLPASAFKDLANLDFLNLQSGQLVTLDAQVFKGLRSLAHIHLERNRLRALPGTIFQNTPNVASLSLHNNQISRIEERLFSGLSHMWLLNLGWNSLAVLPETAFHDLHGLRELVLAGNRLAYLQPQLFQSLTELKELDLTGNYLKVIKANVFVKLPKLQKLYLAQNQIVTVVPRAFVGMKSLRWLDLTNNRLTSLHDETFLNLQSLHVLRLSNNSITGIRPRTFRDLQYLEELRLSYNKIRTLGERIFEGLGHLEVLELEHNQVQEAQVGSFIGLSHVAVINLSGSCFHTLPDQIFKGLSKLHSLHLDRGCLTRITAQAFTGLSGLRRLFLQHNNISVVEPQSFVDLVGLLGLDMSYNKLEALTTPTFSGLKNLEYLLLSNNVFLQILQNGTKQLLSKLRYLDLRDNALTNLSPDFPESMEKLLLSGNRWICDCSALPLRNYSLRNPVVIPRRVETHAEGEEPDTTVTIYNNITCNSPPSLVGQDLRDVDDEHFLSC, from the coding sequence CTGTTATGCAAACCATTGTGCTGTTGGTGTTTTGGGTACTGGGAACATCGCTGGTGTTGCCAGACCCTGACACAGCTGGAGACAAGCTGACCGAAGAGCCAGTCCCATGTTCCAAGGGATGCACCTGTCTGCATGACGACTACAGCTTGGAGCTCAATGTGTACTGCAGCTCTCGTAACTTAACCCAAGTCCCATCTGACATGCCAGTGTCCACACATTCCCTCTGGCTGGATGGCAACTTGTTCACCTCTCTCCCAGCATCAGCTTTTAAGGATCTTGCCAACTTGGACTTTTTGAATTTACAGAGTGGTCAGTTGGTGACACTTGACGCTCAAGTCTTCAAAGGGCTTCGGTCTCTAGCACACATTCACCTTGAGCGAAATCGCCTCCGCGCGTTACCAGGTACAATCTTCCAAAACACACCTAACGTCGCCTCACTCAGTCTGCACAACAACCAAATCTCTCGTATCGAGGAAAGGCTGTTTTCCGGGCTCTCACATATGTGGCTTCTCAATCTGGGGTGGAACTCATTGGCAGTCTTGCCTGAGACAGCTTTCCATGATCTGCATGGCCTACGGGAGCTGGTTCTGGCTGGGAACAGACTTGCTTACTTGCAGCCACAGCTCTTCCAAAGTCTCACGGAGCTTAAAGAGTTGGATCTAACTGGAAATTACCTGAAGGTCATCAAGGCCAATGTGTTTGTAAAGCTCCCTAAACTGCAAAAGCTATACCTGGCCCAGAACCAGATTGTGACGGTGGTTCCCAGAGCATTTGTAGGCATGAAGTCACTCAGATGGCTGGACCTCACAAACAACAGACTAACTTCTCTCCATGATGAGACATTCTTGAATCTCCAGAGTCTTCATGTGCTGCGTCTTTCCAACAACTCTATCACAGGAATTAGGCCCAGGACCTTTCGCGATTTGCAGTATTTAGAAGAGCTACGTCTCAGTTACAACAAGATCCGCACCCTGGGAGAGAGGATCTTCGAGGGGCTGGGTCATCTGGAGGTCCTAGAGCTAGAGCACAACCAGGTACAAGAGGCACAGGTGGGTAGTTTCATAGGCCTCTCTCATGTGGCGGTCATCAACCTGTCCGGAAGCTGTTTCCACACTCTGCCAGACCAAATATTCAAAGGACTCTCGAAGCTGCACAGCCTTCACCTGGACAGAGGCTGTCTAACCAGGATCACAGCCCAAGCTTTCACTGGACTCTCTGGCCTGCGGAGGCTGTTCTTGCAGCACAACAACATCTCTGTGGTGGAGCCCCAGAGCTTTGTCGACCTGGTGGGCCTGTTGGGGCTAGACATGAGCTACAACAAGCTGGAGGCTCTCACCACCCCTACATTCTCCGGCCTCAAGAATCTGGAGTACTTGCTATTGTCCAACAATGTTTTTCTACAAATTTTGCAGAACGGCACAAAGCAGCTACTGTCCAAGCTGCGCTATCTTGACCTGAGAGATAATGCTTTGACCAACCTTTCCCCTGATTTCCCAGAGAGCATGGAAAAACTTTTGCTGTCTGGGAACCGCTGGATCTGTGACTGTTCAGCCCTTCCACTGAGAAACTACAGCTTGAGGAATCCAGTGGTGATACCTCGGCGAGTGGAGACCCACGCAGAGGGCGAAGAGCCTGACACCACCGTCACCATCTACAACAACATAACATGCAACAGCCCACCAAGTCTAGTTGGGCAAGACCTACGGGATGTTGACGATGAACACTTCCTCAGTTGCTGA